Proteins from a single region of Anastrepha ludens isolate Willacy chromosome 5, idAnaLude1.1, whole genome shotgun sequence:
- the LOC128864894 gene encoding uncharacterized protein LOC128864894: MGKCDQQTRSKWNESLDYKSLPTWSQCTQVVERHCQFLHSCEASSQRKPESGKQNRASNRMQNSSFAITNSNCVLCSSSNHKLVSCLRFKEMNTNQRFDLIKKHDLCINCLGNGHRMIQCPSKNRCRSCNRAHHTLLHHENASQPTQTTPVAGPAFQPSGSTRPTWQTSSQESTATHSHMGASEGGQVILATAMILVKDATGTYKLGRALLDSCSQLNFITEDFAQKLRLRREKHNVGVRSIGDSLTSLKARTTTTIKSRTSAFQLSLQFGITSHIAYQPDAEIDTSGWSLPANTKLADEMFFKPRRIDLLLGTEAFFDALAVGQIRLGPNLPTLQKTLFGWVVSGRFRGDYNVTSSSCLLSNETSIDENLQRLWQLEAIDTSPKPTQPDHRICEEHFTKTTHQDHTGRITVNLPFKDNPICLGDSFDIARRRFLALERRLLRSSEIRPQYIAFMEEYESLGHMSVVAHPNLKEPHYYMPHHCVLKPSSTSTKLRVVFDASCRTSTQTSLNDHLLVGPTIQQDLYMLLLRFRLYRFAITADITKMYRQVLVENNCRQFQYILWRASPDSDLRTYQLNTVTYGTASAPYLAVRSLHYLADQHMTEFPIGASAIKSSFYVDDMLCGADDITTLHTLRHEVVEVLRRGQFPISKWHSNHPDFKEGQATKELHINDDFVTSALGVTWHQRSDVFSFGFSPKQQYNSVTKRTILSIASSLFDPLGLLSPLIITAKIILQELWLLKLDWDESVPQHLQQAWTNCLASLNSISSLIVPRYCLQPTVRNIQIHGFCDASIRAYGCSVYIRTEDLDGHVEVQLFTSRSRVAPVKRQSLPKLELCSAHLLASLYAKIKDVFTDQPLSSYFWTDSQLVLHWLQQHSITLSTFVGNRVSDIQELTVGGHWRYVPTRENPADLVSRGCPTAELKQSTWFSGPAFLFQDQTKWPNQKPPVDLDGDVINSEKRKTTLTTMMETNYILNIINGISSYPHCLRLVAWLFRFFDSSRKKSRFTTASPSPDELRRASHCLIWNVQQHHFSVDFQLLKKNRSLKSNLKFLTPFIDTSTGYELIKVGGRLDYTELPDSQKHPLLLPKIWPVASFVRVYLRVRGKTPTKSYLAIFVCLVTKAVHIEVVSDLSTKAFLNALKRMGGRRKMPCHIFCDNATNFVGASNHLQEVKQFLFKHETQNEINKYCSSDFINFHFIPPRAPHFGGLWEAAVKSAKGLLYRTLANTRLTYEELSTVAVEIEAILNSRPLSPLSSDPNDFEALTAGHFLVGSSLRALPESSLEERNISNLDRYDMITAIKQRFWRRWSSDYVNELRSRVKWTTPTPNLAEGTLVIIHDDNLPSQRWKLGRVESTVRGRDGHVRVVRLRTTNGSCCRPVHKLAILPVS, translated from the exons ATGGGCAAGTGTGATCAGCAAACCAGGAGCAAATGGAACGAGTCTCTGGACTACAAGTCGCTTCCAACTTGGTCACAGTGCACTCAAGTCGTGGAACGACATTGTCAGTTCTTGCACTCATGCGAGGCATCGTCACAACGAAAACCCGAGTCTGGCAAGCAAAATCGCGCAAGCAATCGCATGCAAAATTCGTCATTTGCTATCACTAACTCTAATTGTGTTCTTTGTTCCAGTTCCAACCATAAACTCGTCAGTTGTTTGAGGTTTAAGGAGATGAACACAAATCAACGCTTTGATCTCATCAAGAAGCATGATCTATGCATCAACTGCTTAGGCAATGGTCATAGAATGATCCAATGTCCATCCAAGAATCGCTGCCGCTCTTGCAATCGAGCACACCACACGTTGTTGCATCATGAGAATGCATCTCAACCCACTCAAACAACTCCAGTGGCAGGTCCCGCATTCCAGCCTTCGGGGTCTACTCGACCTACATGGCAAACTTCATCTCAAGAATCGACAGCAACCCACTCGCACATGGGTGCATCGGAAGGTGGACAGGTGATTCTTGCAACGGCTATGATCCTGGTCAAGGACGCTACGGGTACGTATAAGTTGGGCAGAGCCCTCCTAGATTCATGCTCTCAACTCAATTTCATCACTGAGGATTTCGCGCAAAAACTACGCCTTCGACGTGAGAAACATAATGTGGGCGTTCGAAGCATTGGAGACTCGCTAACCAGCCTTAAGGCGCGTACGACCACGACCATCAAATCGCGCACTTCAGCCTTTCAACTGTCACTTCAATTCGGAATCACCTCGCACATAGCATACCAGCCAGATGCCGAGATCGACACGTCCGGTTGGAGCTTGCCAGCCAATACCAAATTAGCAGACGAGATGTTTTTTAAGCCCCGGCGCATAGACCTGTTGTTAGGAACAGAGGCCTTCTTTGATGCTCTTGCTGTTGGCCAAATTCGACTGGGTCCAAATTTACCGACGCTTCAGAAGACGTTGTTTGGTTGGGTCGTCTCTGGTAGGTTTCGAGGTGACTATAACGTGACGTCATCATCTTGTCTGCTGTCAAATGAAACCTCAATCGACGAGAATTTGCAACGCCTATGGCAACTGGAAGCCATCGACACGTCACCAAAACCAACTCAGCCAGACCATCGAATTTGTGAAGAGCATTTCACAAAAACAACTCATCAAGACCACACTGGTCGAATTACTGTAAATCTGCCATTTAAAGACAACCCAATTTGTCTCGGAGATTCCTTCGATATCGCTCGTCGGCGATTCCTTGCGCTTGAGAGACGTCTTCTACGTTCGTCCGAAATCCGTCCGCAGTACATTGCCTTCATGGAAGAGTACGAAAGTCTTGGCCACATGTCAGTAGTAGCACACCCCAACTTGAAAGAGCCACACTACTATATGCCACATCACTGCGTGCTTAAACCTAGCAGCACGTCAACCAAATTGCGAGTAGTGTTTGATGCCTCGTGCCGCACCTCAACACAAACATCATTGAACGATCATTTGTTAGTGGGGCCCACAATTCAACAAGATTTATACATGCTTCTATTACGTTTTCGTCTGTATCGTTTCGCCATCACCGCAGATATCACTAAAATGTACAGGCAAGTACTCGTAGAAAATAATTGTCGACAATTTCAATACATACTTTGGCGAGCTTCCCCAGACTCAGATCTCCGCACGTACCAGCTCAACACTGTAACATACGGAACAGCTTCGGCCCCATACCTTGCGGTACGCAGCCTACACTACCTGGCAGACCAACATATGACAGAGTTTCCGATCGGCGCTTCAGCAATAAAATCATCCTTTTATGTCGACGACATGTTATGTGGTGCCGACGATATAACCACGTTACACACACTCAGGCATGAAGTTGTTGAAGTACTCCGTCGTGGACAGTTTCCAATATCGAAATGGCACTCAAATCACCCAGACTTCAAGGAAGGTCAAGCAACAAAGGAGCTTCATATCAACGACGATTTTGTGACCAGTGCATTAGGAGTAACATGGCATCAACGAAGCGACGTATTTTCGTTCGGCTTTAGCCCGAAACAGCAATACAATTCGGTTACAAAGCGGACAATATTGTCTATTGCCTCATCGCTGTTTGATCCACTTGGCTTGTTGTCACCATTGATAATCACTGCCAAGATTATCCTCCAAGAGCTATGGTTATTGAAGCTCGATTGGGACGAGTCTGTACCTCAGCACCTACAACAAGCTTGGACAAACTGCTTAGCATCATTAAACTCGATTTCGTCACTCATCGTGCCTCGTTATTGCTTGCAACCAACCGTACGGAACATACAAATACACGGGTTTTGCGACGCATCAATTCGAGCATACGGTTGCTCTGTATACATACGTACGGAAGACCTGGATGGACATGTTGAAGTTCAGTTATTTACATCAAGGTCAAGAGTCGCTCCAGTCAAAAGGCAGTCGCTTCCCAAACTTGAACTTTGTAGTGCGCACCTTCTTGCATCTctctacgcaaaaataaaagatgtTTTTACTGATCAACCTCTAAGCAGTTACTTTTGGACCGATTCACAACTAGTACTGCATTGGCTTCAACAGCATTCAATAACGCTTTCAACTTTTGTAGGGAACAGAGTATCGGATATACAAGAGTTGACTGTAGGTGGACACTGGAGATACGTACCAACGCGCGAGAATCCTGCGGATCTTGTATCTCGAGGCTGCCCTACTGCAGAACTTAAACAATCGACTTGGTTTTCCGGTCCAGCTTTTTTGTTTCAAGATCAGACTAAATGGCCAAATCAAAAACCACCAGTTGACCTCGACGGAGACGTCATCAATTCGGAAAAACGCAAAACGACACTTACCACAATGATGGAGACAAACTACATTCTCAACATCATCAATGGCATTAGCTCGTACCCCCATTGCTTACGTCTAGTCGCCTGGTTATTCCGGTTTTTTGATTCGTCCAGAAAGAAATCAAGGTTCACTACCGCTTCACCATCGCCTGACGAATTGCGACGCGCTTCACATTGCTTAATATGGAACGTTCAACAGCATCACTTCTCTGTCGACTTTCAGTTACTAAAGAAAAATCGatcattaaaaagtaatttaaaatttttgactccATTTATAGACACTTCGACTGGATACGAGCTTATCAAGGTTGGTGGCCGTCTGGACTACACCGAATTACCAGACAGCCAAAAACACCCATTGCTGTTGCCCA AGATTTGGCCCGTCGCGTCGTTCGTTCGTGTGTACCTGCGAGTCCGAGGAAAGACACCTACCAAATCATACTTGGCGATATTTGTTTGTCTTGTCACTAAGGCGGTTCATATTGAGGTGGTCTCGGACTTGTCTACAAAAGCATTCCTGAACGCTCTAAAACGTATGGGTGGTCGGCGAAAGATGCCGTGCCACATTTTCTGCGACAACGCCACGAATTTTGTAGGAGCATCCAACCATTTGCAAGAggtcaaacaatttttgttcaagCACGAAACCCAGAACGAAATTAACAAATATTGCTCTTccgattttattaatttccatTTTATCCCACCTAGGGCACCCCATTTTGGCGGCCTCTGGGAAGCAGCAGTTAAAAGCGCAAAGGGACTGCTCTATCGCACATTGGCTAATACAAGATTAACATATGAAGAACTGAGCACTGTAGCTGTGGAAATAGAGGCCATACTAAACTCGCGTCCGCTCTCACCGCTATCATCAGATCCCAATGACTTTGAAGCACTCACTGCTGGACATTTTTTGGTCGGGTCATCGCTACGTGCCCTACCCGAAAGCTCACTCGAAGAGAGAAATATCTCGAATTTGGATCGATACGATATGATTACGGCCATCAAGCAGCGCTTTTGGCGCCGCTGGTCTTCAGACTATGTCAATGAACTACGCTCACGAGTCAAGTGGACGACACCTACACCCAATCTTGCAGAAGGTACGCTAGTGATCATCCACGACGATAACCTCCCATCACAACGCTGGAAGCTTGGTCGCGTTGAGTCGACCGTACGTGGACGAGATGGTCATGTTCGAGTTGTGCGCCTCCGCACTACTAATGGGAGCTGTTGCCGGCCTGTTCACAAACTTGCCATCCTGCCAGTGTCTTGA
- the LOC128864895 gene encoding uncharacterized protein LOC128864895 has product MSLEEGKRKRSNIKRNISRIKSIIEAARESDDKLTNAELQCRLGILESCFKQALSVQADIEDLDPLDNGRADLEDSYVAVKLNIQAQLGEDANGTVHFPETSTPAVVKPSSHLPRLTLPTFSGDYADYNNFITSFTQIIAREPRLSNIEKFNYLLTCLKGPALETVHAFQVTSENYPKALDRLKQRFDNPTLIFLEGIASLFALPALERSNAQ; this is encoded by the coding sequence ATGTCTCTTGAAGAAGGCAAGCGTAAGCGCTCCAACATAAAGCGCAACATTTCGCGTATTAAATCGATCATCGAAGCGGCAAGGGAGTCAGATGATAAACTTACCAATGCTGAGCTTCAATGCCGACTAGGAATACTGGAATCTTGCTTCAAGCAGGCCTTATCCGTCCAAGCTGACATTGAGGATTTAGATCCACTTGACAACGGCCGCGCAGATCTGGAAGATAGCTACGTAGCAGTTAAGCTAAATATTCAAGCGCAACTGGGAGAAGATGCTAACGGTACAGTGCACTTTCCCGAAACGTCAACACCAGCAGTTGTTAAGCCCTCGTCGCATCTGCCAAGACTAACATTGCCAACATTTAGTGGCGATTACGCAGACTACAACAATTTTATTACGTCATTTACCCAGATCATTGCTCGCGAACCAAGGCTGTCGAACATAGAAAAATTTAACTACCTGTTGACTTGTTTAAAGGGTCCCGCGCTAGAAACGGTTCATGCATTCCAAGTCACTAGCGAAAACTATCCGAAGGCTTTGGATAGGCTCAAGCAACGGTTCGACAACCCAacgttaatttttttggaaggtATTGCCTCACTGTTCGCATTACCGGCACTGGAAAGGTCGAACGCTCAATAG